A genomic segment from Actinoplanes sichuanensis encodes:
- a CDS encoding LysR family transcriptional regulator, producing the protein MTLNPWRLRLLTDLATYGTVRAVAQRGNLSPSAVSQQLATLERETRTTLLERTGRRVRLTAAGVQLAGRAREILALMDAAEAELRGLADEPAGTVTLAAFQSAVHTLAEPAITRLAALHPDVTVVLHELEPHDSMPALRRGDVDVITTTDFVGTELDPAIDLVPIASDEIVLVLPPDHPLTAHETVPIQACADQRWTFEATGAYMSELATRLCREAGFEPVVVCRFNNYMLALGHVERGRSITLLPSLAVDSRYRVTTRPLKPPVTRRIIAAARRPPTPRPEITAVLTALRS; encoded by the coding sequence GTGACCCTCAATCCGTGGCGGCTGCGGCTGCTGACCGACCTGGCCACCTACGGCACGGTCCGGGCCGTCGCCCAGCGCGGCAACCTGAGCCCGTCCGCGGTGTCCCAGCAGCTCGCCACCCTGGAGCGGGAGACCCGGACCACGCTGCTGGAACGTACCGGCCGCCGGGTCCGACTGACCGCCGCCGGAGTGCAGCTGGCCGGTCGGGCCCGGGAGATCCTGGCCCTGATGGACGCGGCCGAGGCCGAGCTGCGCGGGCTGGCCGACGAACCGGCCGGCACGGTCACGCTGGCCGCCTTCCAGAGCGCCGTGCACACCCTGGCCGAACCGGCGATCACCCGCCTGGCCGCCCTGCACCCGGACGTGACAGTCGTGCTGCACGAGCTGGAACCGCACGACAGCATGCCCGCCCTGCGCCGCGGCGACGTGGACGTCATCACCACCACCGACTTCGTCGGCACCGAACTCGACCCGGCGATCGATCTGGTCCCGATCGCCTCCGACGAGATAGTGCTGGTCCTGCCCCCGGACCATCCGCTGACCGCGCACGAGACGGTGCCGATCCAGGCGTGCGCCGACCAGCGGTGGACCTTCGAGGCGACCGGTGCCTACATGTCCGAACTGGCCACCCGCCTGTGTCGGGAGGCCGGGTTCGAGCCGGTCGTGGTCTGCCGTTTCAACAACTACATGCTGGCGCTGGGCCACGTGGAGCGCGGCCGCTCGATCACCCTGCTGCCAAGCCTGGCCGTCGACTCCCGTTACCGGGTGACGACGAGACCCCTGAAACCGCCGGTGACCAGGCGCATCATCGCCGCCGCCCGACGGCCGCCGACACCCCGCCCGGAGATCACCGCCGTCCTCACCGCGTTGCGCTCCTGA
- a CDS encoding NUDIX hydrolase, with product MTFRLAAYGVCIVNDEVLLARWVSPYGVTHWTLPGGGVDLYEDPFDAVIREVAEETGYQAVVERLLGVDSRVIPAAERLERTDDHQNVGVFYRIRIAGGTLRPEPNGDTTEPCWTPLSEVRSRPRSSLVDIGITLALTLPPTGHVPPVPITGLLRH from the coding sequence GTGACCTTCCGGCTCGCCGCCTACGGCGTGTGCATCGTGAACGATGAGGTGCTGCTGGCCCGCTGGGTGTCGCCGTACGGTGTCACGCACTGGACGCTGCCGGGCGGCGGTGTCGACCTCTACGAGGACCCGTTCGACGCGGTGATCCGGGAGGTCGCCGAGGAGACCGGCTACCAGGCCGTGGTGGAGCGCCTGCTCGGAGTGGACTCCCGGGTGATCCCGGCGGCCGAGCGGCTGGAGCGGACCGACGACCACCAGAACGTCGGTGTCTTCTACCGGATCCGGATCGCCGGCGGCACGCTGCGCCCGGAACCCAACGGCGACACCACCGAGCCGTGCTGGACGCCGTTGTCCGAGGTCCGGTCCCGGCCGCGCTCGTCCCTGGTGGACATCGGCATCACGCTGGCGCTGACGCTCCCGCCGACCGGGCACGTCCCGCCGGTCCCGATCACCGGTCTGCTCCGGCACTGA
- a CDS encoding carbohydrate ABC transporter permease, producing the protein MTILSAGAPGSIVRRTHPLWFLVPAYVLLLVFFFLPTVFNFVYAFTDWSGFKAAINPVGFDNFVQLTSDGTLFRSLRITIVYAVLVAVFQNLFGFGLAVLLERDTLVNRIARVFFLIPVLMSALAVGYIFQALLKGTEWLADTTWTIVVVALIHAWKWMGLSMLIYLAGLKTIPLEVTEAAHIDGASQWRTFWSVRVPFLAPAVTFNVATALLGSMNGFDIVQATTGGGPARTTEILNIFIYRTFGQGLFAQATTMSLVLFLLVAVMAFPVIYVLRKREEIL; encoded by the coding sequence GTGACGATCCTCTCCGCGGGTGCGCCGGGCTCCATCGTCCGGCGCACCCACCCGCTCTGGTTCCTCGTCCCGGCGTACGTGCTGCTGCTCGTCTTCTTCTTCCTGCCGACCGTCTTCAACTTCGTCTACGCGTTCACCGACTGGTCCGGGTTCAAGGCGGCGATCAACCCGGTCGGGTTCGACAACTTCGTCCAGCTCACCTCGGACGGCACGCTGTTCCGGTCGCTGCGGATCACCATCGTGTACGCGGTGCTGGTCGCGGTCTTCCAGAACCTCTTCGGTTTCGGGCTGGCCGTCCTGCTCGAACGCGACACCCTGGTCAACCGGATCGCCCGGGTGTTCTTCCTGATCCCGGTGCTGATGTCGGCGCTCGCCGTCGGCTACATCTTCCAGGCGCTGCTCAAAGGCACCGAATGGCTGGCCGACACCACGTGGACGATCGTCGTGGTGGCGCTGATCCACGCGTGGAAGTGGATGGGCCTGTCCATGCTGATCTACCTGGCCGGGCTGAAGACCATCCCGCTCGAGGTGACCGAGGCCGCGCACATCGACGGCGCCTCCCAGTGGCGCACGTTCTGGTCGGTGCGGGTCCCGTTCCTGGCGCCGGCGGTCACGTTCAACGTGGCGACCGCGCTGCTCGGCTCGATGAACGGCTTCGACATCGTGCAGGCCACCACCGGTGGCGGCCCGGCCCGGACCACCGAGATCCTCAACATCTTCATCTACCGGACCTTCGGGCAGGGCCTGTTCGCCCAGGCCACCACGATGAGCCTGGTGCTGTTCCTGCTGGTCGCGGTGATGGCGTTCCCGGTCATCTACGTGCTCCGCAAACGGGAGGAGATCCTGTGA
- a CDS encoding ricin-type beta-trefoil lectin domain protein — protein sequence MLIPVLAALLALPVVTVDPVPIPDPYVFTVDDVGFADGGDSTTAAGRIAEMDDYLGPKKPILRLDLFWELIQEKRGGEITWNRGHLDDRVDAAYEQGVRVLLILDYAPSWAGGHEEKHNWFPTRDDDWRTIVTETVEHFGPKVQAYEVWNEPNLKTFGNYGDNSLAQRAGRYWELVSIAHDVIDAKCPDCVVLAGGSAGGDADTTVSPIRNDNEAADWLEHGYTLGMGGKFDAVTYHPYPDMGGGHLPTFAKTTCTGTIWYRFWSGFGPDGDPQCGGAAALHDVLKRHGQGDKKIWATEFGFSTLGPRDPLALRYVRDALEEGVRNWRTRSYAGPLFIYAFQNPDPAASICTEIPGECAFGLRDAGGVPREPMYTDVGIALRGDPWPSTLAPGRSLFRGSALRSTNGKYHLWMQGDGNLVLYEGNRVLWARGGLKAYRLTTQDDGNLVLYDHTRDHTVKAGDAYANPAIWASGTAGKGPATLRLQDDGNLVLYRDSTPLWDTATYSITLAGALGKCLDVPESNFVRTVRPQTYTCNNTAAQQWIHSDERILTRNDLCLDVLGGATANGAVIQLETCNGDPAQRWQHTAAGALLNPQSGRCLDIPGSSPNNNVRPQLYTCNNTAAQIWRKTQI from the coding sequence GTGTTGATTCCCGTACTCGCGGCTCTGCTGGCACTGCCGGTGGTGACCGTGGACCCGGTCCCCATACCCGACCCCTACGTCTTCACCGTCGACGATGTGGGCTTCGCCGACGGCGGTGACTCGACCACCGCCGCCGGCCGCATCGCGGAGATGGACGACTACCTCGGCCCCAAGAAGCCGATCCTGCGCCTCGACCTGTTCTGGGAGCTCATCCAGGAGAAACGGGGCGGTGAGATCACGTGGAACAGGGGTCACCTCGACGACCGGGTCGACGCCGCCTACGAGCAGGGCGTGCGGGTGCTGCTGATCCTCGACTACGCGCCGTCCTGGGCCGGCGGGCACGAGGAGAAACACAACTGGTTCCCGACCAGAGACGACGACTGGCGGACCATCGTCACCGAGACCGTCGAACACTTCGGACCCAAGGTGCAGGCGTACGAGGTGTGGAACGAACCCAACCTCAAGACGTTCGGCAACTACGGCGACAACAGCCTCGCTCAGCGGGCCGGGCGCTACTGGGAGCTCGTCTCGATCGCGCACGACGTGATCGACGCGAAGTGCCCCGACTGTGTGGTTCTGGCCGGCGGGTCCGCGGGGGGCGACGCCGACACCACGGTCAGCCCGATCCGCAACGACAACGAGGCGGCGGACTGGCTCGAACACGGGTACACCCTCGGAATGGGCGGCAAGTTCGACGCCGTGACCTACCACCCGTACCCCGACATGGGCGGCGGTCACCTGCCGACCTTCGCCAAGACCACCTGCACCGGGACGATCTGGTATCGGTTCTGGTCCGGGTTCGGTCCCGACGGCGATCCGCAGTGCGGTGGCGCGGCGGCGCTTCACGACGTGCTGAAACGGCACGGGCAGGGCGACAAGAAGATCTGGGCCACCGAGTTCGGCTTCTCCACCCTCGGGCCGCGTGACCCGCTGGCTCTGCGCTACGTCCGGGACGCCCTCGAAGAAGGGGTACGCAACTGGCGCACCCGATCGTACGCCGGGCCATTGTTCATCTACGCGTTCCAGAATCCCGACCCGGCCGCCTCGATCTGCACGGAGATCCCCGGTGAGTGCGCGTTCGGGCTGCGGGACGCCGGCGGCGTGCCACGCGAACCGATGTACACCGATGTCGGCATCGCGCTGCGTGGCGACCCGTGGCCGTCGACGCTGGCGCCCGGTCGCTCGCTGTTCCGTGGCTCGGCGCTGCGCTCGACCAACGGGAAGTACCACCTGTGGATGCAGGGCGACGGGAACCTGGTCCTCTACGAGGGCAACCGGGTCCTGTGGGCCCGGGGCGGGCTCAAGGCGTACCGGCTGACCACCCAGGACGACGGGAACCTGGTCCTCTACGACCACACCCGCGACCACACCGTGAAAGCCGGTGACGCCTACGCCAACCCGGCGATCTGGGCCTCCGGAACCGCCGGGAAGGGCCCGGCCACCCTGCGCCTGCAGGACGACGGCAACCTGGTCCTCTACCGCGACAGCACGCCGCTGTGGGACACCGCCACCTACTCGATCACGTTGGCCGGCGCCCTCGGCAAGTGCCTGGACGTGCCCGAGTCGAACTTCGTCCGTACCGTGCGCCCGCAGACCTACACCTGCAACAACACGGCCGCCCAGCAGTGGATCCACTCCGACGAGCGCATCCTCACCCGCAACGACCTGTGCCTCGACGTCCTCGGCGGCGCCACCGCGAACGGTGCGGTGATCCAGCTGGAGACCTGCAACGGTGACCCGGCGCAGCGCTGGCAGCACACCGCGGCCGGAGCCCTGCTCAACCCGCAGTCCGGCCGCTGCCTGGACATCCCCGGCAGCAGCCCGAACAACAACGTCCGCCCCCAGCTGTACACCTGTAACAACACGGCGGCCCAGATCTGGCGGAAGACCCAGATCTGA
- a CDS encoding carbohydrate ABC transporter permease, whose translation MTRRLQPVVALLLVAVVIGVPLWLVVATAGKSQGEAVDPDLTPPTTWHLWENLRQVWVDADIPAAFLGSMLIVVPTVAIVLIIGSMAAWVLARRSTRLTAILYALGISGIILPPAVVTVVLLLRQLGLAGTVTGMIGVYVGIYLSTVIFFVTGFVRTIPEALEEAARIDGAGPVAVFRRVVLPLLRPVLATATILICLYVWNDVFYAFFVIGGRIDTLPLNLFQVASAGLYLNNWHLIFAYVILMSLPLVVTFALAQRKIIAGITSGAVK comes from the coding sequence GTGACCCGCCGCCTGCAACCGGTGGTCGCGCTGCTGCTGGTCGCCGTGGTGATCGGGGTGCCGCTGTGGCTGGTCGTGGCCACCGCCGGCAAGTCACAGGGCGAGGCCGTCGACCCCGACCTGACTCCGCCCACCACGTGGCACCTGTGGGAGAACCTACGGCAGGTGTGGGTGGACGCCGACATCCCGGCCGCGTTCCTCGGCAGCATGCTCATCGTGGTGCCGACCGTCGCGATCGTGCTGATCATCGGCTCGATGGCGGCCTGGGTGCTGGCCCGGCGCTCGACCCGGCTCACCGCGATCCTCTACGCCCTCGGCATCAGCGGGATCATCCTGCCGCCGGCCGTCGTCACGGTCGTCCTGCTGCTGCGGCAGCTCGGCCTGGCCGGCACGGTCACCGGCATGATCGGGGTGTACGTCGGGATCTACCTGTCCACCGTCATCTTCTTCGTGACCGGCTTCGTGCGTACCATCCCGGAAGCCCTGGAGGAGGCCGCACGGATCGACGGCGCCGGACCGGTCGCGGTCTTCCGGCGGGTGGTGCTGCCGCTGCTGCGCCCGGTGCTGGCCACCGCGACCATCCTGATCTGCCTGTACGTCTGGAACGACGTGTTCTACGCGTTCTTCGTGATCGGCGGGCGCATCGACACCCTGCCGCTGAACCTGTTCCAGGTGGCCAGTGCCGGGCTCTACCTGAACAACTGGCATCTCATCTTCGCGTACGTGATCCTGATGAGCCTGCCGCTGGTCGTCACCTTCGCGCTGGCCCAGCGGAAGATCATCGCCGGCATCACGAGCGGGGCGGTGAAGTAG
- a CDS encoding alpha-galactosidase, which translates to MSLAWGPLVIDTPADGPVTARLANAAGAANQPIVEVLTAGSGRGHVSARFSQTVIGRRFRLAHSYSGAEELRLRLHDAESGLTAEVVISSGLQARTTIINDGPVPVLLLGVTTFALGLGPVDDLDLVSGDGEWLGEGRWTRRPLRDVVPDLNLRIHGQDGRGRYAVTSTGTWSTGARQPAGVLADRVTGAAVAWQVEHNGPWRWETGEQLGGAYLALTGPNDIDHQWQQPLAPGESFTTVPASIAVGDGWHGAVAALTAQRRALRRPDPTLPVIFNDYMNTLMGDPTTTKLRPLIDAAAAAGAEIFCIDAGWYDNDTTWWDSVGEWQPSTTRFPGGLAEVVDRIRDRGMIPGLWLEPEVIGVRSPMADKLPAEAFLQRGGVRLVEHGRYHLDLRHPAAVAHLDEVVDRLVEQFGAGYFKFDYNIDPGTGTDLATHSAGAGLLDHNRAHLAWLDGVLARHPDLILENCASGGMRADYALLSRMHLQSTSDQQDFRKYPPIAVSAPLSILPEQAASWAYPQPDMTDAEIAFTMCTGLLGRLYLSGRLDAMTPEQQRLVRDGVDTFRAIRADLAAAVPVWPLGLPGWDDTWLALGLHSGTTTYLGLWRRPGASAEVTIDLDNLRGRRVELDVLYPSRAVVWPYHWNTETGSLTVTTTPDELYAARILRIRVLPETEGSR; encoded by the coding sequence GTGAGCTTGGCCTGGGGTCCGCTCGTCATCGACACCCCCGCAGACGGGCCGGTCACCGCACGTCTCGCGAACGCCGCCGGCGCCGCGAACCAGCCGATCGTCGAGGTGCTCACCGCCGGCAGCGGCCGCGGGCACGTCTCGGCACGGTTCTCGCAGACCGTGATCGGCCGCCGGTTCCGTCTCGCCCACAGCTACTCCGGCGCGGAGGAGCTGCGGCTGCGGCTGCACGATGCGGAGAGCGGGCTGACCGCGGAGGTCGTGATCAGCTCGGGCCTCCAGGCCAGGACCACCATCATCAACGACGGGCCGGTGCCGGTCCTGCTGCTCGGTGTGACGACGTTCGCCCTCGGGCTCGGGCCGGTCGACGACCTCGACCTGGTGTCCGGCGACGGCGAATGGCTGGGCGAGGGCCGTTGGACCAGGCGGCCGCTGCGCGACGTGGTGCCCGACCTCAACCTGCGGATCCACGGCCAGGACGGCCGCGGCCGGTACGCGGTGACCAGCACCGGAACCTGGTCGACCGGAGCACGCCAACCGGCCGGCGTGCTCGCCGACCGGGTCACCGGCGCCGCGGTGGCCTGGCAGGTCGAACACAACGGACCGTGGCGCTGGGAGACCGGCGAACAACTCGGCGGCGCCTACCTGGCGCTGACCGGGCCCAACGACATCGACCACCAGTGGCAGCAGCCGCTCGCGCCGGGCGAGTCGTTCACCACGGTGCCCGCCTCGATCGCGGTCGGCGACGGGTGGCACGGCGCGGTCGCCGCCCTCACCGCCCAGCGGCGCGCCCTGCGCCGGCCCGACCCGACGCTGCCGGTGATCTTCAACGACTACATGAACACGCTGATGGGTGACCCGACCACGACCAAGCTGCGCCCGCTGATCGACGCGGCCGCGGCGGCCGGGGCGGAGATCTTCTGCATCGACGCCGGCTGGTACGACAACGACACCACCTGGTGGGACAGCGTGGGGGAGTGGCAGCCGTCGACCACCCGCTTCCCCGGCGGCCTGGCCGAGGTCGTCGACCGGATCCGGGACCGCGGCATGATTCCCGGGCTGTGGCTGGAGCCCGAGGTGATCGGCGTGCGCAGCCCGATGGCCGACAAACTGCCGGCCGAGGCGTTCCTGCAGCGCGGCGGCGTCCGGCTGGTCGAACACGGCCGCTACCACCTCGACCTGCGCCACCCGGCCGCGGTCGCCCACCTCGACGAGGTCGTCGACCGGCTCGTCGAACAGTTCGGTGCCGGTTACTTCAAATTCGACTACAACATCGATCCGGGTACGGGCACCGATCTCGCCACCCACAGCGCCGGGGCGGGCCTGCTCGACCACAACCGGGCGCACCTGGCCTGGCTGGACGGGGTGCTCGCCCGCCACCCGGACCTGATCCTGGAGAACTGCGCCTCGGGCGGGATGCGCGCCGACTACGCGCTGCTCAGCCGGATGCATCTGCAGTCCACCAGCGACCAGCAGGACTTCCGGAAGTATCCGCCGATCGCCGTGTCCGCCCCGCTGTCGATCCTGCCCGAGCAGGCCGCCAGTTGGGCCTACCCGCAGCCGGACATGACCGACGCGGAGATCGCCTTCACCATGTGCACCGGGCTGCTCGGGCGGCTATACCTGTCCGGCCGGCTCGACGCCATGACCCCGGAACAGCAGCGACTGGTCCGGGACGGGGTGGACACGTTCCGGGCGATCCGGGCCGACCTGGCCGCGGCGGTTCCGGTGTGGCCGCTCGGGCTGCCGGGCTGGGACGACACCTGGCTCGCCCTCGGACTGCACAGCGGCACCACCACGTATCTCGGGTTGTGGCGGCGTCCCGGGGCCTCTGCCGAAGTGACCATCGATCTTGACAACCTGCGGGGACGGCGGGTCGAACTCGACGTCCTCTACCCGAGTCGGGCGGTCGTCTGGCCGTACCACTGGAACACCGAAACCGGCTCACTGACGGTGACCACCACACCCGACGAGCTGTATGCCGCGCGGATCCTGCGGATCCGCGTCCTCCCTGAAACCGAAGGATCACGATGA
- a CDS encoding ABC transporter substrate-binding protein: MKRWIALGAALTLGLAACSDPSAAPETATGTVTWADPTAKLDGVKLTIWAAQNSNTVPKSVVDAFQQATGATVEVVTVPDPYEQSVQTKVATGDKPDLAFWQPTASMLTAINAKTNLQPLTDAPWLSKLDPSLKDITGLLDGTRYAALVTSPAVEGVYYNKEVFAANGVTATPKNFDEMITLAKTLKGKGVTPFYEMGADRWATQWWVQVQLADAAKAGLWDRINTGQAKFTDPDVVKTIKTYDNLIKEGLFNSDIKTAKFEDQGTALLDGKAAMVVQVNSFFGQLQAKADTATLDKKIGFFPIAPSGNIGTFIPDQSNALVAFKTGDAKREAAARQLLAYWMGPGYQAFVTDRNTVSLEPAVPSPAGVPKALLDVHASLPTSVGSMQALAVANPDLYINLADMIAGTMTPEQVATATQDQFVQLAKAAGYLK; the protein is encoded by the coding sequence ATGAAACGTTGGATAGCCCTCGGCGCGGCCCTCACCCTCGGGCTGGCCGCCTGCTCCGACCCGTCCGCCGCGCCGGAGACCGCCACCGGGACCGTCACCTGGGCCGACCCGACCGCCAAGCTGGACGGGGTGAAGCTGACGATCTGGGCGGCGCAGAACAGCAACACCGTCCCCAAGTCGGTCGTCGACGCGTTCCAGCAGGCCACCGGTGCGACGGTCGAGGTCGTCACGGTGCCCGACCCGTACGAGCAGAGCGTGCAGACCAAGGTCGCCACCGGCGACAAGCCGGACCTGGCGTTCTGGCAGCCGACCGCGTCGATGCTGACCGCGATCAACGCCAAGACCAACCTGCAGCCGCTCACCGACGCGCCGTGGCTGTCGAAGCTCGATCCGTCGCTGAAGGACATCACCGGGCTGCTCGACGGCACCCGGTACGCGGCGCTGGTCACCAGCCCGGCGGTCGAGGGCGTCTACTACAACAAGGAGGTCTTCGCGGCGAACGGCGTCACCGCCACCCCGAAGAACTTCGACGAGATGATCACCCTGGCCAAGACGCTGAAGGGTAAGGGCGTCACGCCGTTCTACGAGATGGGCGCGGACCGCTGGGCCACCCAGTGGTGGGTGCAGGTGCAGCTGGCCGACGCGGCCAAGGCGGGTCTCTGGGACCGGATCAACACCGGTCAGGCCAAGTTCACCGACCCGGACGTGGTCAAGACGATCAAGACCTACGACAACCTGATCAAGGAGGGACTGTTCAACAGCGACATCAAGACCGCGAAATTCGAGGATCAGGGTACGGCCCTGCTCGACGGCAAGGCGGCCATGGTGGTGCAGGTGAACTCGTTCTTCGGACAGCTCCAGGCCAAGGCCGACACCGCCACGCTGGATAAGAAGATCGGCTTCTTCCCGATCGCGCCGTCCGGCAACATCGGCACGTTCATCCCGGACCAGTCCAACGCCCTCGTCGCGTTCAAGACCGGTGACGCCAAGCGCGAGGCGGCCGCCCGCCAGCTGCTCGCCTACTGGATGGGCCCGGGCTACCAGGCCTTCGTCACCGACCGCAACACCGTCTCGCTGGAACCCGCCGTGCCCAGCCCGGCCGGTGTGCCGAAGGCGCTGCTCGACGTGCACGCCTCGCTGCCCACCTCGGTCGGCTCGATGCAGGCCCTGGCGGTGGCCAACCCGGACCTCTACATCAACCTGGCCGACATGATCGCCGGCACGATGACCCCGGAACAGGTCGCGACCGCCACCCAGGACCAGTTCGTCCAGCTCGCGAAGGCCGCCGGTTACTTGAAGTGA